The Xenopus tropicalis strain Nigerian chromosome 2, UCB_Xtro_10.0, whole genome shotgun sequence genome window below encodes:
- the LOC116408624 gene encoding vomeronasal type-2 receptor 26-like, with protein sequence MSSPAPSPKAGGARGEPPKCFLCGRLGHKSPHCPKQRENAAAAEVTSSGYDVSKPPQKRYRKRRNQISYGATDLIFTDRRRFPYVYRMVPNDGYFHRALIQLLKHFGWTWVGIMIADNEAEYIKRQLIELITSNGMCVEYAYEFLWDSRFDKSMAKRILRTTSRVVIISDSTNRLLPMLRQVKIESSFKRTWILSVSSSVTDFILEYEFAELFAGSLAFPVAAREMDGFQDFLFSANPDRYPEDIFIQDAWLDFVSDLSTITGSEDFLNASSLGNETLASIPHYRQLDLRVPYSVYKAVYLLAQALHVLLSEKTSHGAPTEKARLERELNPWKLNHLLRKVHVTLSSSQEEIYINKEGEAPGQYDLTNWVMFPDRRTNELNVITVGRYNTSNPNQLIFSDRAIVWYPNDTEIPISVCSDSCIPGYRKVSRKVEFSCCYDCVPCEEGHISNTTDMETCIQCPEDQWPNDNRTICIQKITEFLSYEDPLGQSLAAVSVLSSLTVISVLLIFIKYHKTPVVKANNQTLSYSLLLSLTLSFLCCFLFIGRPQKVTCLLRQVTFGINFTVSVSCVLAKTVTVAIAFNATKPGSKIKKWVGTRVSLCLVLLCSLLQVGICLVWLISSPPFPDYDTHTYTGTMILQCNEGSVSAFYTVIGYMGFLSGLSFIVAFLVRKLPASFNEAQLITFSMLVFCSVWVSFIPAYLSTKGKYMVAVEIFAILASSAGLLGCIFIPKCYIILFRPEQNTRRGLTGKHLQ encoded by the exons ATGTCTAGCCCTGCTCCATCTCCTAAAGCAGGCGGTGCTCGCGGTGAACCACCAAAGTGCTTCCTTTGTGGCCGGTTGGGCCATAAATCCCCCCACTGTCCAAAGCAACGTGAAAATGCTGCAGCTGCAGAAGTTACTTCATCTGGTTATGATGTGAGCAAGCCACCCCAAAAGAGGTATCGGAAGAGACGTAATCAG ATCAGCTACGGAGCCACAGATTTAATTTTCACTGACAGAAGGAGGTTCCCATACGTCTACCGAATGGTCCCTAATGACGGATATTTCCATCGAGCTCTCATTCAGCTGCTGAAGCACTTTGGTTGGACCTGGGTGGGAATCATGATAGCAGATAATGAAGCAGAATACATAAAGAGACAACTAATAGAGCTGATTACAAGCAATGGGATGTGTGTGGAATATgcttatgaatttttatgggataGTCGGTTCGACAAAAGCATGGCTAAAAGGATTTTAAGAACAACTTCCAGAGTTGTCATAATCAGTGATTCCACCAATAGGCTTTTGCCAATGTTGAGACAGGTTAAGATTGAGTCTAGCTTTAAAAGAACTTGGATTTTATCAGTCTCATCTTCAGTTACGGATTTTATCCTCGAATATGAATTTGCGGAATTGTTTGCTGGAAGTTTGGCTTTTCCAGTAGCTGCTAGAGAAATGGATGGATTTCAGGATTTTTTATTCTCTGCAAACCCTGATCGGTATCCAGAAGATATATTCATTCAAGACGCATGGTTGGATTTTGTAAGCGACCTATCTACTATAACCGGCAGTGAAGACTTTCTAAATGCTTCCTCTCTTGGAAATGAGACCCTTGCATCAATCCCTCACTATAGACAGCTGGATCTCAGAGTGCCCTACAGTGTGTACAAGGCTGTGTATTTGTTGGCCCAGGCTCTACATGTATTGCTCTCAGAGAAGACTTCTCATGGGGCTCCTACAGAGAAAGCCCGACTGGAGAGGGAACTGAACCCATGGAAG CTGAATCACTTGCTGAGAAAGGTTCATGTTACACTTTCTTCATCCCAAGAAGAGATTTATATTAACAAGGAGGGAGAAGCTCCGGGACAATATGATCTCACAAACTGGGTCATGTTCCCTGATCGCAGAACCAACGAACTGAATGTGATCACAGTGGGAAGGTACAACACGTCGAACCCCAATCAGCTGATTTTCAGTGACAGAGCCATTGTTTGGTACCCGAATGATACAGAG ATCCCAATCTCCGTGTGCAGTGACAGCTGTATCCCAGGGTACCGGAAAGTTTCCCGGAAAGTAGAGTTTTcctgctgttatgactgtgtGCCCTGCGAGGAGGGACACATCTCCAACACAACAG ATATGGAAACGTGTATCCAATGCCCAGAAGATCAGTGGCCCAATGACAATAGAACTATTTGCATTCAGAAAATAACAGAATTCCTTTCATATGAGGATCCCTTGGGACAGTCTCTGGCTGCAGTCTCGGTTCTCTCCTCTCTTACTGTCATTTCAGTTCTGCTGATTTTCATCAAATATCACAAAACTCCTGTGGTCAAGGCCAATAACCAAACCCTGAGCTActccctcctcctctccctcACACTGTCCTTCCTCTGCTGCTTCTTGTTCATTGGGCGCCCTCAGAAAGTGACCTGCCTGCTCAGACAAGTTACATTTGGGATCAACTTTACAGTTTCTGTCTCTTGTGTCCTGGCTAAAACTGTCACAGTCGCCATTGCCTTTAATGCCACAAAGCCGGGAAGCAAGATAAAGAAATGGGTGGGAACAAGAGTGTCCCTCTGCCTGGTCCTTCTCTGCTCTCTGCTCCAGGTTGGGATATGCCTGGTCTGGCTGATCTCCTCCCCACCATTCCCAGACTAtgacactcacacttacactggGACGATGATATTACAATGTAATGAAGGCTCTGTCTCTGCATTCTACACTGTGATTGGTTACATGGGGTTCCTGTCGGGATTAAGTTTCATTGTTGCTTTCCTGGTTAGGAAGTTACCAGCCAGTTTCAATGAGGCCCAGCtgatcactttcagcatgctggtgTTCTGCAGTGTTTGGGTGTCCTTCATCCCAGCGTACCTGAGCACCAAGGGCAAATACATGGTGGCTGTGGAGATCTTCGCTATCCTGGCTTCCAGTGCAGGGCTGCTGGGCTGTATCTTCATTCCCAAGTGCTACATTATCCTCTTCCGCCCTGAGCAGAACACCCGCCGGGGCCTTACTGGGAAACACTTACAATAA